The Pedobacter africanus genome has a window encoding:
- a CDS encoding RNA polymerase sigma-70 factor: MKTTITGIDMTPYKTFSDIALVAALRQDDKSAFAEIYERYWDKLFSVAAHKLELLEDAEEVVQNIFISLWNRRLSLNITGSLSSYLAVSAKYRVIKMLEKQLNQKKYADSLGKERLLDDSTQEWLEFMELKGQLEQLITGLPEKCQLVYRLSREQGFSQKEIASQLGISEKTVEAHLGKAIKTIRTGLNVFVALLL; encoded by the coding sequence TTGAAAACAACGATCACCGGTATTGATATGACACCCTACAAGACTTTTAGCGATATAGCATTGGTAGCGGCCTTGAGACAAGATGATAAATCTGCATTTGCAGAAATTTATGAGCGTTACTGGGACAAGCTTTTCAGCGTGGCAGCGCACAAACTGGAACTGCTGGAAGATGCGGAAGAGGTAGTACAGAATATCTTCATCTCCCTGTGGAACCGCCGCCTCAGCTTAAATATTACCGGAAGCCTGAGCAGCTACCTGGCCGTATCGGCCAAGTACCGGGTGATAAAGATGCTGGAAAAACAGCTGAACCAGAAAAAGTATGCCGATAGCCTTGGGAAAGAGAGGCTGCTGGACGATTCCACACAAGAGTGGCTGGAGTTTATGGAACTTAAAGGCCAGCTGGAACAATTGATCACAGGGCTTCCTGAAAAATGTCAGCTGGTTTACCGCCTGAGCAGGGAACAGGGCTTTAGCCAGAAGGAAATTGCCAGTCAACTCGGTATTTCGGAAAAAACTGTGGAGGCACATCTGGGTAAGGCGATTAAAACCATCCGTACAGGATTGAACGTTTTTGTTGCTTTGCTTCTGTAG
- a CDS encoding helix-turn-helix transcriptional regulator: MKTNRFLMLLKTRGPLTATEIAKELNITTEGARLQLLKLTEEGLIQSVNESKGVGRPTQYFSLTELGNKGFPDTHAELTVKLIQLMKETLGEEALQSVISAGEERAKQRYQQQLNQNHSLEERIKTLAEIRSREGYMAEYSKDDKGYLLVENHCPICAAAKICQGFCTSELNTFKFVLGNEVSITRVNHIIAGDRRCAYRIVPLNY, encoded by the coding sequence ATGAAGACAAATCGTTTTTTAATGTTGTTGAAGACCAGGGGTCCTTTAACAGCAACAGAAATAGCTAAAGAATTGAACATCACCACTGAAGGTGCAAGATTACAATTGTTGAAGCTGACTGAAGAAGGACTGATCCAATCTGTCAACGAATCTAAGGGGGTTGGCCGCCCCACTCAATATTTCAGCTTAACTGAACTCGGCAATAAAGGTTTTCCTGATACCCATGCAGAGCTTACGGTAAAGCTGATCCAGCTGATGAAAGAAACACTTGGAGAAGAAGCACTTCAATCGGTCATCTCCGCCGGAGAAGAAAGGGCCAAACAACGTTACCAGCAGCAGCTCAACCAAAACCATAGCTTAGAGGAAAGGATAAAAACGCTCGCCGAAATCCGCAGCAGAGAAGGTTACATGGCAGAATACAGCAAAGACGACAAAGGGTACCTGTTGGTAGAAAACCACTGCCCAATCTGTGCCGCAGCCAAAATCTGCCAGGGTTTCTGCACTTCAGAACTCAATACCTTTAAATTCGTCCTGGGAAACGAGGTCAGCATCACCAGGGTAAACCACATCATTGCCGGCGACAGAAGATGCGCCTACCGCATTGTCCCTTTAAACTATTAA
- a CDS encoding efflux RND transporter periplasmic adaptor subunit: MKPIKLPLLASLLFLLQACGPEQPAAQQEAIQEYPVTTIESQEATINTEYPATIQGQQNIEIRPKVDGFVAQIFVDEGAAVKKGQLLFKINAPQYEQEVRTATAAIKNAEAEVNTAKMQVEKTLPLVKEGIVSDYELKSANFNLHAKEAALAQAKASLANARTNLGYTSISSPADGVVGSIPYKTGSLVSSSSAMPLTTVSNISHVFAYFSFNEKQFLDFTDSFAGKSMNDKLKHFPAVTLLLANGAEYELKGRMESVGGLINTETGAVNLRAGFPNPEGQIRSGASATIRIPVKVKDAVLIPASATYEMQEKLMAVVVGKDGAAKVTEIEVMDLPSGQNYVVKKGLKAGDQVVTEGMGGLTDGTKIKPVNPVNATAAKK; this comes from the coding sequence ATGAAACCAATAAAATTACCCTTATTAGCCTCACTGCTCTTTTTATTGCAGGCTTGCGGGCCAGAGCAGCCTGCTGCACAGCAGGAAGCCATTCAGGAATATCCTGTAACCACCATTGAAAGCCAGGAAGCGACCATCAATACTGAATACCCTGCCACCATACAGGGGCAGCAAAATATAGAGATACGTCCAAAAGTAGACGGATTTGTGGCCCAAATCTTTGTTGACGAAGGTGCCGCGGTAAAGAAAGGGCAATTGCTGTTCAAAATCAATGCTCCACAATATGAGCAGGAAGTAAGAACTGCCACTGCTGCCATCAAAAATGCAGAAGCGGAAGTAAATACGGCAAAGATGCAGGTAGAAAAAACCCTTCCGCTGGTTAAGGAAGGCATCGTAAGTGATTATGAACTGAAATCGGCCAATTTTAACTTACATGCCAAAGAGGCTGCACTGGCGCAGGCTAAAGCCAGCCTTGCAAATGCCCGGACAAATTTGGGTTATACCAGCATCAGCAGTCCGGCCGATGGTGTAGTGGGCAGCATCCCTTACAAAACAGGGAGCCTGGTGAGCAGCAGTTCGGCCATGCCTTTAACTACGGTATCCAATATATCGCATGTTTTTGCTTATTTCTCTTTCAATGAAAAGCAATTTCTTGATTTTACCGACAGCTTTGCGGGTAAAAGCATGAATGACAAGCTAAAGCATTTTCCGGCAGTAACCCTGCTGCTGGCCAATGGGGCCGAGTACGAATTGAAGGGTCGTATGGAAAGTGTGGGTGGACTCATCAATACCGAAACCGGAGCCGTAAACCTGAGGGCAGGATTTCCTAACCCCGAGGGGCAGATCAGGAGTGGTGCAAGTGCAACCATCCGGATACCGGTTAAGGTAAAGGACGCAGTGCTGATCCCGGCAAGTGCCACCTACGAGATGCAGGAAAAGCTGATGGCCGTAGTGGTAGGCAAAGACGGAGCAGCTAAGGTAACGGAAATAGAGGTGATGGATCTTCCTTCGGGACAAAACTATGTGGTGAAAAAAGGCCTGAAGGCTGGCGACCAGGTAGTGACAGAAGGTATGGGCGGTTTAACCGACGGGACAAAGATTAAGCCTGTAAATCCGGTTAACGCCACTGCCGCCAAAAAATAG
- a CDS encoding FecR family protein: protein MSQPEEKYAELAVKWVDKSISPEERQEFNDWYQRDQDQPLVIPAEFAADRQMHKERIYEKVLAGIENRRAPKERKLWKPVAVAVSIAVLFSVALYFYLQPARHFDLEQLAKEYGHGKNIAVLTDQDGRQFLLEDSIFNMKAEAGRFGLGTGNGLVKIETPRGSHHQVVLEDGTKVWLGAASSMNWAVEFPGNTRNIRLSGAAYFEVAHHPEKPFQVKIISNKKALDIVVIGTKFNVSAYPEDPEIKTHVFEGVVKLSSGSQSTLLTRNEQVSFRNGIFSAKEVKIDEVWMRFGALYFDNDDVYQVMRVIAREYNVGLEYHKVPGERMHLTGIISRRTSLKEFLHIIEVATDYKFSLEGKRVIVFENNDHRY, encoded by the coding sequence ATGAGCCAACCAGAAGAAAAATATGCTGAGCTTGCCGTAAAATGGGTTGACAAAAGTATCAGTCCGGAGGAACGTCAGGAATTTAACGACTGGTACCAGCGCGATCAGGACCAGCCGCTTGTTATTCCGGCTGAATTTGCAGCTGATCGTCAAATGCATAAGGAACGTATTTATGAAAAGGTGCTGGCGGGTATTGAAAACAGGAGAGCGCCAAAGGAAAGAAAGCTTTGGAAACCTGTTGCTGTTGCGGTATCTATAGCAGTACTGTTTTCTGTAGCACTGTATTTCTATTTACAGCCTGCCCGGCATTTCGACCTGGAGCAGCTGGCTAAAGAATATGGCCATGGTAAAAATATCGCGGTGCTGACCGATCAGGATGGCCGTCAGTTTTTATTGGAAGATTCCATTTTTAATATGAAAGCCGAAGCCGGTCGTTTTGGCTTGGGCACTGGAAACGGCCTGGTTAAAATTGAAACCCCGAGGGGCTCACACCATCAGGTAGTGCTGGAAGACGGGACAAAAGTTTGGCTGGGTGCGGCAAGTTCCATGAACTGGGCGGTTGAATTTCCTGGAAATACCAGGAACATCAGGCTTTCGGGAGCAGCTTATTTTGAGGTGGCGCATCATCCTGAAAAACCATTTCAGGTCAAGATCATCAGCAACAAAAAAGCGCTGGACATTGTGGTGATCGGCACCAAATTCAACGTGAGTGCCTACCCCGAGGATCCGGAAATAAAAACCCACGTTTTCGAAGGAGTGGTTAAACTGAGTTCTGGAAGCCAGAGTACCCTTTTAACCAGAAATGAACAGGTGAGTTTCAGGAATGGTATTTTCAGTGCTAAGGAAGTAAAAATAGATGAAGTTTGGATGAGGTTTGGGGCATTGTATTTTGACAACGATGATGTTTACCAGGTGATGCGTGTAATTGCCAGGGAATACAATGTGGGTCTGGAATACCATAAGGTTCCGGGCGAAAGAATGCATTTGACGGGCATAATTAGCCGCAGAACGAGCCTGAAAGAGTTTCTTCACATTATAGAGGTTGCCACGGATTATAAGTTTTCCCTTGAGGGTAAACGTGTAATCGTTTTTGAAAACAACGATCACCGGTATTGA
- a CDS encoding valine--tRNA ligase: MSISTKYDPAATADKWYSYWLSKKFFHSEPDEREPYTIVIPPPNVTGVLHMGHMLNNTIQDVLIRKARMQGKNACWVPGTDHASIATEAKVVAMLKERGINKADISREEFLKYAWEWKEKYGGIILEQLKKLGASCDWDRTRFTMEDDLSDAVIDSFIHLYRKGWIYRGIRMVNWDPAGKTAVSDEEVIRKEVNQKLYYIRYTVSGAEDFITIATTRPETIMADVAICINPNDERYTHLKGKKVFVPLINREIPVIEDEYVTMDFGTGCLKVTPAHDLNDYELGVKHKLPVIDILNEDGTLNELAVILVGEDRFIARKKIAKLLDEAGHLDKVEDYKSQVGFSERTDAAIEPKLSMQWFCKMDQMAKPALEDVLNGDVKLIPEKFVNTYRHWMENVRDWNISRQLWWGQQIPAWYDNQGNWVVAKTKEEALDEFLKLKDPDGAFTAEEKAGCKNQLAAFIKQDPDVMDTWFSSWLWPISVFDGFKNPDNKDINYYYPTNDLVTAPEILFFWVARMIMAGHEFRGQKPFTNVYLTGIVRDKLGRKMSKSLGNSPDPIGLIEKYGADGVRVGMLLCSPAGNDLMFDESYCEQGRNFANKVWNAFRLVKGWEVDHNLENPNQQAILWFENRFNEALAEIEDNFKQYRLSEALMATYKLVWDDFCAWYLEMVKPAYQHPVDAETLKATVAFFEKILTLLHPFMPFITEELWHDELFGARGEMDCCIVASYPVAGTADAALLKDVEVIKTLVAEIRNVRNSRQISPKEALPLAIKVNSALDYEKWLNIVFKLANIEQVEFVNDKIPGAVSFMIGNDEFFIHLNEAVDVDAERTRLNAELVYLQGFLKSVNAKLGNERFVQNAKPEVIQNERNKQADAEGKIRIIEESLAALA; this comes from the coding sequence ATGAGCATTTCAACTAAATACGATCCGGCAGCGACAGCAGATAAGTGGTACAGTTACTGGCTTTCAAAGAAATTTTTTCATTCTGAGCCAGATGAGCGTGAGCCCTATACCATCGTCATCCCTCCGCCAAACGTGACGGGTGTGCTGCACATGGGACACATGCTGAACAACACCATTCAGGACGTATTGATCCGTAAGGCCCGTATGCAGGGAAAAAATGCGTGCTGGGTTCCGGGTACCGATCACGCTTCTATTGCTACAGAAGCGAAGGTGGTTGCTATGCTGAAAGAAAGGGGTATCAATAAAGCCGATATTTCCAGGGAAGAGTTTTTGAAATACGCCTGGGAATGGAAAGAAAAGTACGGCGGGATCATTCTTGAACAGTTGAAAAAACTGGGCGCAAGCTGCGACTGGGACCGTACGCGCTTTACGATGGAGGACGACCTTTCGGATGCAGTTATTGACAGCTTCATTCACCTGTACAGGAAAGGCTGGATTTACAGGGGTATCCGTATGGTGAACTGGGATCCGGCAGGTAAGACCGCGGTTTCCGATGAAGAGGTGATCCGCAAGGAAGTAAACCAGAAGTTGTATTACATCAGATACACGGTTTCAGGTGCTGAAGATTTCATTACCATTGCAACTACACGCCCGGAAACCATCATGGCGGATGTAGCGATCTGCATCAACCCTAATGATGAGCGTTACACCCACTTGAAAGGCAAAAAGGTGTTTGTTCCTTTGATTAACCGTGAAATTCCGGTGATTGAGGATGAGTATGTAACGATGGATTTTGGTACCGGCTGTTTGAAGGTAACACCTGCGCATGACCTGAACGATTATGAGCTGGGGGTTAAACACAAGCTTCCGGTGATAGACATTTTAAATGAGGATGGAACACTGAACGAACTTGCCGTAATACTGGTAGGCGAAGACAGGTTTATAGCGCGTAAAAAGATAGCCAAACTGTTGGATGAGGCCGGTCACCTGGACAAGGTGGAAGACTATAAATCGCAGGTAGGCTTTTCTGAGCGTACCGATGCGGCGATAGAGCCTAAGCTTTCGATGCAATGGTTCTGTAAAATGGACCAGATGGCCAAACCGGCACTTGAAGATGTATTGAATGGCGATGTAAAACTGATCCCGGAGAAATTCGTGAACACCTATCGTCACTGGATGGAAAATGTGCGCGACTGGAACATCAGCAGGCAGCTTTGGTGGGGGCAGCAGATCCCGGCCTGGTACGATAACCAGGGCAACTGGGTGGTAGCCAAAACCAAGGAAGAAGCATTGGATGAGTTCCTGAAACTGAAAGATCCTGATGGTGCTTTTACAGCCGAAGAAAAAGCAGGATGTAAAAATCAGCTGGCTGCTTTTATAAAGCAGGACCCGGATGTGATGGACACCTGGTTCTCGTCGTGGCTGTGGCCAATCTCGGTATTTGATGGTTTTAAAAATCCGGACAATAAGGATATCAATTATTATTACCCGACCAATGACCTGGTAACTGCACCCGAGATCCTTTTCTTCTGGGTGGCCCGTATGATCATGGCCGGACATGAATTCAGGGGGCAGAAACCTTTTACCAATGTTTATTTGACCGGTATTGTAAGGGATAAGCTGGGCCGTAAGATGTCGAAGTCTTTAGGTAATTCTCCCGATCCTATCGGGCTGATTGAAAAATACGGTGCCGATGGGGTAAGGGTAGGGATGCTGCTTTGCTCGCCTGCCGGGAACGACCTGATGTTCGACGAAAGCTATTGCGAGCAGGGGCGTAATTTTGCCAATAAGGTTTGGAATGCATTCCGGCTGGTAAAAGGCTGGGAGGTTGACCATAACCTGGAAAACCCCAATCAGCAAGCCATCCTTTGGTTCGAAAATCGCTTTAACGAAGCACTTGCCGAGATTGAAGATAACTTTAAGCAGTACCGTTTATCGGAAGCTTTAATGGCCACCTATAAACTGGTTTGGGACGATTTCTGTGCCTGGTACCTGGAAATGGTGAAGCCTGCTTATCAACATCCCGTTGATGCCGAAACATTGAAAGCTACGGTTGCCTTCTTTGAGAAAATACTCACGCTGCTGCATCCTTTTATGCCTTTCATTACAGAAGAGCTTTGGCATGATGAGCTATTTGGCGCAAGGGGAGAAATGGACTGCTGTATTGTAGCCAGCTACCCTGTTGCGGGCACAGCTGATGCAGCTTTACTGAAAGATGTAGAGGTCATCAAAACGCTGGTTGCGGAGATCAGGAATGTAAGGAACAGCAGGCAGATCTCGCCTAAGGAAGCACTGCCGCTGGCCATTAAGGTAAATTCGGCACTGGATTATGAAAAGTGGCTGAACATTGTGTTCAAACTTGCCAATATTGAACAGGTAGAATTTGTGAATGACAAGATTCCGGGAGCAGTTAGCTTTATGATCGGCAATGATGAATTCTTCATTCACCTGAACGAAGCGGTTGATGTTGATGCGGAAAGAACGCGCTTAAATGCTGAACTGGTTTATTTGCAGGGCTTTTTGAAGTCGGTAAATGCCAAGCTGGGCAATGAGCGTTTTGTACAGAATGCGAAGCCGGAAGTGATCCAGAATGAGCGGAACAAGCAGGCGGATGCGGAAGGGAAAATCAGGATCATTGAAGAAAGTCTGGCGGCTTTAGCTTAG